One stretch of Planococcus sp. PAMC 21323 DNA includes these proteins:
- a CDS encoding sugar kinase, producing MEKSEVFTFGETMVLFQPEQMLPLEYIHQFPKKIGGAESNVAIGLARLGHSVTWFSKLGNDPFGRFVLKSVRGEGVDVSSCLLTDEAPTGLLFKEQLSPEDMNVYYYRKGSAASLMQPQELDAAAIAAARILHISGITPALSDSALATVMEAIDIAKRNGTTIVFDPNLRFKLYSAEQAKKTFNEIAVNADVILPGLDEGQLMTGETDVEAVAQALSGGDNKKIIVIKLGEKGAYLHAGEQTAYIEGFPVNRIVDPVGAGDGFAAGIISGLLREEPLEQAVRRANAIGALVVGVSGDIEGLPTFEAVERFMKPSGANRDVKR from the coding sequence TTGGAGAAATCAGAAGTGTTTACATTCGGCGAAACGATGGTACTGTTCCAGCCGGAGCAGATGCTGCCGCTCGAATACATCCATCAGTTTCCAAAGAAAATCGGGGGAGCGGAATCGAATGTCGCGATCGGCCTTGCAAGACTTGGCCATTCTGTCACTTGGTTCAGTAAACTCGGCAACGACCCGTTCGGCCGCTTTGTGCTGAAAAGTGTGCGCGGAGAAGGCGTCGATGTTTCGTCCTGTCTGCTGACAGATGAAGCACCTACCGGACTCTTGTTCAAAGAACAATTATCGCCGGAAGACATGAACGTCTATTATTACCGGAAAGGGTCTGCTGCAAGCCTGATGCAGCCGCAAGAACTGGATGCAGCCGCAATTGCTGCTGCGCGCATCCTGCATATCAGTGGCATCACACCGGCGCTCAGTGATTCGGCGCTTGCCACAGTTATGGAAGCGATTGATATAGCGAAACGCAACGGCACAACAATCGTTTTCGATCCGAACCTGCGCTTCAAACTATATAGCGCTGAACAAGCCAAAAAGACATTTAATGAGATCGCTGTAAACGCCGATGTCATCCTGCCAGGACTCGATGAAGGCCAGCTGATGACGGGTGAAACGGACGTCGAAGCAGTGGCACAGGCACTTTCCGGTGGAGACAATAAAAAAATTATCGTCATCAAACTGGGAGAGAAAGGGGCTTATCTGCATGCAGGTGAGCAAACAGCTTATATAGAAGGCTTTCCAGTAAATCGTATTGTCGATCCTGTCGGCGCGGGAGACGGCTTTGCTGCAGGCATCATTAGTGGATTGCTGCGCGAGGAGCCGCTGGAACAGGCGGTGCGCCGTGCCAACGCAATAGGCGCATTGGTAGTGGGTGTCAGCGGTGACATTGAAGGGCTACCCACATTCGAAGCGGTCGAACGCTTCATGAAGCCGAGCGGTGCAAACCGCGACGTAAAACGCTAA
- a CDS encoding amino acid ABC transporter ATP-binding protein, translated as MIIGENIHKSFGDLEVLKGVDLHVKPQEVVVLVGVSGSGKSTLLRCFNFLEMINEGKITIDGHEVNTKKDNLTNIRAEVGMVFQHFNLFPHKTVLENVIEAPLTVKKMKKEKAKVLGMELLKKVGLEDKANVYPSKLSGGQKQRVAIARSLAMEPKVMLFDEPTSALDPELVGEVLQVMKQLAEEGMTMVVVTHEMKFAKEVADRIIMIDKGTIIESADPKTFFENPQNERTKQFIQLVE; from the coding sequence ATGATTATTGGAGAAAACATTCATAAATCCTTTGGTGACCTCGAGGTGCTAAAAGGCGTAGACCTTCATGTGAAGCCTCAGGAAGTAGTTGTTCTTGTTGGAGTTAGTGGTTCAGGGAAAAGTACGCTTCTTAGATGCTTTAACTTTCTTGAAATGATCAATGAAGGAAAAATCACCATTGATGGTCATGAGGTAAATACGAAAAAAGACAACTTAACCAATATTCGTGCGGAAGTCGGCATGGTATTTCAACATTTCAACTTGTTTCCTCATAAGACCGTATTGGAAAATGTAATCGAAGCTCCACTTACGGTTAAAAAGATGAAAAAAGAAAAAGCCAAAGTTCTAGGGATGGAATTGTTGAAAAAAGTTGGTTTGGAAGATAAGGCAAATGTTTACCCAAGCAAACTATCAGGCGGACAAAAACAGCGTGTGGCTATTGCGAGGTCTTTAGCGATGGAGCCAAAGGTTATGTTGTTTGATGAGCCAACTTCGGCGTTAGATCCAGAATTAGTTGGAGAAGTGCTTCAAGTTATGAAGCAATTAGCTGAAGAAGGAATGACGATGGTTGTTGTGACTCATGAGATGAAATTCGCAAAAGAAGTAGCGGACCGCATCATCATGATTGATAAAGGAACCATCATTGAATCAGCAGATCCAAAAACATTCTTTGAAAATCCACAAAATGAGCGAACAAAACAATTTATTCAATTAGTGGAATAA
- a CDS encoding TRAP transporter large permease, which produces MTIAVLFGSFALLLILTVPIGIAIGLSTLITIMYTGSLPVEFLAKELITSVDSFPLMAVPFFILAGEIMGKGGISERLFNVANALVGNRTGGFAIATIITCMFFAAISGSGPATVAAIGGIMIPAMVRQGYDIKFATATVAAAGSIGVIIPPSIPMVIYGVTGSVSIGDLFIAGIIPGVLVGLAMIAWAYFYSKRKGYKGLEEKTSFKKIGIAFWEAKWALLIPVIILGGIYGGYFTPTEAAVIAVVYGLFAAMVLYRALKIRDLPKVIIDSALTTATVLIIVGTANAFGRLLTIEQVPVQIADALLSISTNQYVIILLIMLLLLVVGMFMDTLAAIIILTPILLPIAVQIGYDPVHFGILMVVNLAIGFFTPPVGVNLFVASGISGVSIESLSRAVLPFVTSMIITLLFLTFVPAITMFFIPE; this is translated from the coding sequence ATGACTATTGCAGTGTTATTTGGCAGTTTTGCGCTATTGCTGATCTTGACGGTGCCAATCGGTATCGCAATCGGCTTATCCACACTTATCACGATTATGTATACTGGCAGTCTGCCGGTCGAATTCCTTGCAAAGGAATTGATCACGTCTGTTGATTCTTTCCCGTTGATGGCGGTTCCATTCTTCATCCTTGCCGGTGAAATCATGGGCAAAGGCGGTATTTCCGAACGCCTCTTCAATGTGGCGAACGCACTTGTCGGCAACAGAACCGGCGGATTCGCTATTGCAACAATCATTACCTGCATGTTCTTCGCGGCCATTTCGGGTTCGGGTCCCGCAACAGTTGCGGCAATCGGTGGAATCATGATTCCCGCAATGGTACGTCAGGGCTATGACATCAAGTTCGCAACGGCTACCGTAGCGGCAGCCGGGTCGATCGGTGTCATCATCCCGCCAAGTATCCCGATGGTCATCTACGGGGTAACCGGCAGCGTATCAATCGGTGATCTTTTCATCGCCGGTATCATCCCCGGCGTCCTTGTCGGTCTGGCAATGATTGCCTGGGCTTACTTCTATTCGAAGAGAAAAGGCTATAAAGGTTTGGAAGAAAAGACTTCCTTCAAAAAAATCGGTATCGCTTTCTGGGAAGCTAAATGGGCATTGCTCATTCCCGTCATCATCCTCGGTGGTATTTACGGCGGTTATTTCACACCGACAGAAGCCGCTGTCATTGCAGTCGTATACGGTTTATTCGCGGCGATGGTCCTTTACCGCGCATTGAAAATCCGTGATTTGCCGAAAGTCATCATCGATTCCGCATTGACGACAGCGACAGTGCTGATCATCGTCGGTACAGCCAACGCTTTCGGACGTCTGTTGACAATCGAACAGGTACCGGTCCAGATTGCGGACGCTCTGCTGTCAATTTCGACGAACCAATACGTCATCATCTTATTAATTATGCTGTTATTGTTGGTCGTAGGTATGTTTATGGATACATTGGCCGCGATCATCATCTTGACGCCAATCCTATTGCCTATCGCAGTCCAAATTGGTTACGATCCGGTCCATTTTGGTATCTTGATGGTCGTCAACCTGGCAATCGGGTTCTTCACGCCACCGGTCGGGGTCAACTTATTTGTCGCATCGGGAATTTCCGGAGTATCAATCGAATCACTTTCCCGCGCTGTATTGCCATTTGTCACTTCAATGATCATCACATTATTATTCTTGACATTTGTTCCGGCAATCACGATGTTCTTTATACCAGAATAA
- a CDS encoding nucleotidyl transferase AbiEii/AbiGii toxin family protein — MRSSRQVKDLIKNMSKQRGIHAQLLLRNYMFERLLERIAHSDFNQHFVLKGGVLAASIIGVDLRSTMDMDATIQGYPVNQGAIEKAFLDIVSISLEDGVILSLEKVEPIRDEADYNGFRLSILAQLDQVRLPLKVDLTTGDKITPKEIEYQYQLLLEDRKIEVLAYPIETVLAEKLETMITRGTTNTRLRDFYDIYALLETKKAGFNNDLLQKAFLSTANHRGSEGLLKDGETILNEVFQSDYMEQLWTRYQQQYPYAIDINWKAIENAVLQLWKMSIQ, encoded by the coding sequence ATGAGAAGTTCTAGACAAGTGAAAGACCTCATTAAAAATATGTCCAAACAACGTGGAATTCACGCGCAGCTTCTTTTGCGGAATTACATGTTCGAACGCTTACTGGAGCGTATCGCCCATTCGGATTTCAATCAACATTTTGTACTAAAAGGCGGCGTCTTGGCAGCTTCTATTATTGGCGTTGATTTGCGTTCCACTATGGATATGGATGCAACAATCCAAGGGTATCCCGTGAACCAGGGTGCGATTGAGAAAGCCTTCTTGGATATCGTTTCCATTTCCCTCGAGGATGGCGTCATCCTGAGTTTAGAAAAGGTGGAACCGATTCGTGACGAAGCAGATTACAACGGCTTCCGTTTGTCTATATTGGCGCAGCTCGATCAAGTTCGACTTCCTTTAAAGGTTGATTTAACAACTGGAGACAAAATCACACCGAAGGAAATAGAATACCAGTATCAGCTTTTGTTGGAAGATCGGAAAATCGAGGTACTCGCCTATCCAATTGAAACGGTCCTCGCTGAAAAGCTCGAGACGATGATTACAAGAGGCACAACTAATACCCGACTTCGGGATTTTTATGATATTTATGCTCTACTCGAAACAAAAAAAGCCGGCTTCAATAATGACCTGCTGCAAAAAGCATTCCTCTCTACTGCCAACCACCGCGGATCTGAAGGATTGCTAAAAGATGGAGAAACTATTCTAAACGAAGTCTTTCAGAGCGATTATATGGAACAACTGTGGACTCGGTATCAGCAACAGTATCCGTATGCTATCGATATTAATTGGAAAGCCATCGAAAACGCCGTATTGCAGTTGTGGAAAATGAGCATTCAATAA
- a CDS encoding CBS domain-containing protein — MKIEEIMTTDVETCMPKSTLQEVASKMREINVGAIPICEQDRLVGIVTDRDIVIRGIAEQLSSDTAVEEILSEQVITGTIDLSAEQAIELMVAHKIRRLPIVENNRMIGIVSWCDFAITKATDSHPARVEMRDSSTE, encoded by the coding sequence ATGAAAATTGAAGAAATTATGACCACAGATGTCGAAACATGTATGCCCAAGTCAACACTCCAAGAAGTTGCCTCAAAAATGCGAGAAATAAATGTAGGTGCTATTCCGATATGTGAACAAGATCGGTTAGTTGGAATTGTTACGGATCGAGATATCGTCATTCGAGGAATAGCTGAACAACTTTCGAGTGATACTGCCGTAGAGGAAATTTTGTCAGAACAAGTTATTACGGGCACAATCGACTTAAGTGCCGAGCAAGCAATTGAATTAATGGTTGCACATAAAATTCGGCGACTCCCAATTGTCGAAAATAATCGCATGATTGGAATTGTTTCCTGGTGCGATTTTGCGATCACTAAAGCAACGGATAGTCATCCTGCCAGAGTTGAAATGAGAGATTCTAGTACAGAATAG
- a CDS encoding TRAP transporter small permease, which yields MKILHWLDRHIEEVLLVLFSTVMVAVIFMQVVMRQLDSSLSWTEELARYSFIWLVYIGISYGVKKDRHIKVDVLLLVLKNKGKIILTIIANLLFIAFAIFVIRYGYDIASQLLAFGQKSPANQIPMGLIYLATPVGMGLTLIRLIQNLIKHIKAFKHEVTQDKQVEKLG from the coding sequence ATGAAAATCCTACATTGGTTAGACCGTCATATCGAGGAAGTGTTATTAGTCCTTTTCTCCACGGTAATGGTAGCGGTTATTTTTATGCAAGTGGTCATGAGACAACTCGACAGTTCTTTGTCCTGGACTGAAGAACTGGCGCGCTACAGCTTTATCTGGCTCGTCTATATCGGCATCAGCTACGGTGTCAAAAAAGACCGTCACATCAAAGTGGATGTCCTGTTACTGGTACTTAAGAACAAAGGCAAAATCATTTTAACCATCATTGCTAATCTGCTGTTCATCGCATTTGCCATTTTCGTCATCCGTTACGGTTATGACATTGCCAGCCAATTGCTGGCATTCGGTCAGAAATCTCCGGCCAACCAGATTCCGATGGGGCTGATCTACCTGGCAACACCGGTCGGCATGGGCTTGACGCTGATCCGTCTGATACAGAACCTGATCAAACACATCAAAGCATTTAAGCATGAAGTGACTCAGGATAAGCAAGTCGAAAAACTAGGGTAA
- a CDS encoding amino acid ABC transporter permease, which translates to MLELFSTVYEVFMRTYPGFLRASVVTLQLTAIGVILGTVIGLVFALMKISGSKILQGIANVYITIIRGTPLIVQIMFLYFGIVEIYTMDNFWAGAIALGIHNGAYIAEIFRGAIQGVDPGQREASMSLGMNRKQTMQRIVFPQALRRSIPPLGNQFIITLKDSSLVYIIGVSEIFALANREAAQSFQPFESFLVVALYYLVLVMIFTYLLRWYENKLDVDKA; encoded by the coding sequence ATGTTAGAGTTATTTTCAACAGTCTATGAAGTATTCATGCGGACTTATCCAGGATTTCTGAGAGCATCCGTTGTCACGCTTCAATTGACTGCGATTGGTGTTATTTTAGGTACGGTGATTGGTTTAGTTTTTGCATTGATGAAAATTTCAGGATCGAAAATTTTACAGGGCATTGCGAATGTCTATATCACCATTATCCGAGGAACGCCGTTAATCGTTCAAATTATGTTCTTGTACTTTGGTATCGTGGAAATTTATACGATGGATAATTTCTGGGCAGGTGCAATTGCGCTAGGTATCCATAATGGTGCATATATTGCGGAAATTTTCCGTGGTGCTATTCAAGGCGTTGACCCTGGACAGCGTGAAGCGAGTATGTCGCTTGGTATGAACCGGAAACAGACGATGCAGCGTATTGTCTTTCCGCAAGCTTTGCGTCGCTCGATTCCGCCACTGGGCAACCAATTTATCATTACATTAAAAGATTCATCACTTGTTTATATCATTGGAGTATCGGAAATTTTTGCACTAGCGAACCGTGAAGCTGCGCAGTCTTTCCAACCCTTTGAATCTTTCTTAGTTGTTGCACTTTACTACTTAGTACTTGTAATGATCTTTACGTACCTGCTACGTTGGTACGAAAATAAACTCGATGTCGATAAGGCCTAA
- a CDS encoding IclR family transcriptional regulator, with protein MSNVQSIERAFKLLEVLSEFPDGIQITRLAEKVNLSKSTVHRLLATLIDLKYVSKDRETEKYRIGYRLIYLSRNLIDNIDIISIAKPFLEDLSAEVNETIHLCIEDCGEVLYVDKIESNQTIRMISKIGNRAPMYCTGVGKALLSGMNREQFDNVANKTNFIIHTPTTISTKEELWNEVQLIKQQGYALDNVEHEEGIRCIAAPIFNSEKKIIASFSIAGPSNRITMERIEFELIEKIRKTSLDISRMLDYKVGSSLNSIDM; from the coding sequence ATGTCAAATGTTCAATCTATAGAGCGGGCTTTTAAGCTTTTGGAAGTTCTTTCAGAATTTCCTGATGGAATTCAGATTACTCGTTTAGCCGAGAAAGTTAATTTGTCTAAAAGTACTGTGCATCGACTTTTGGCAACTTTAATAGATTTAAAATATGTCAGTAAAGACCGGGAAACCGAGAAGTACAGAATTGGCTATCGTTTAATTTACTTATCACGGAATCTTATCGACAATATTGATATCATCTCTATTGCCAAGCCTTTTTTAGAAGACCTTTCTGCGGAAGTAAATGAAACTATTCATTTATGTATCGAAGATTGCGGGGAAGTTTTGTATGTTGATAAAATTGAGAGTAATCAAACCATCCGGATGATTTCGAAAATAGGCAACCGTGCCCCAATGTACTGCACAGGGGTCGGTAAGGCTCTTCTTTCTGGCATGAACCGAGAGCAATTCGACAATGTCGCCAACAAAACAAATTTCATCATCCATACTCCTACTACTATTTCCACAAAAGAAGAGTTATGGAATGAAGTACAGTTGATTAAACAACAAGGTTATGCACTTGATAATGTAGAACACGAAGAGGGAATTCGCTGTATTGCAGCTCCTATATTTAATTCAGAAAAGAAAATAATTGCAAGCTTTAGCATTGCCGGTCCCAGTAACCGGATTACGATGGAAAGAATCGAATTCGAGTTAATAGAGAAAATTAGAAAAACTTCTTTAGATATCTCAAGAATGCTAGATTATAAAGTTGGCAGTTCCCTAAATTCTATTGATATGTAA
- a CDS encoding TRAP transporter substrate-binding protein, giving the protein MKKVFSLFVSAMMVLILAACGGGDDEASEGSGNEGETKTIRAGIGLNDSHPQYLALLEWKKIVEEKTDGAIKVETYHSSQLGDDRSMTEALQIGSQEVTIPSTAPIANFVPEYSVFDFPFLFPNEQVADKVLDGEVGQKFLDMLEDQNLVGLAYWENGFRDITNSERPIESAEDLQGLKLRTMENELHLDAFKALGANPTPMALGELFTAMQQGTVDGQENPIPTIYLQGFYEVQDYVSATNHIYSPFVFLMSKSFFDGLTEEQQTIVTEAAVEAGALNRELNREATAENLQDLKDEGMNYNEVSPEARQEMIDLIQPVLDEYAEKIGAETVQEVYDAIAAAEAELE; this is encoded by the coding sequence ATGAAAAAGGTATTTTCTTTATTCGTATCGGCAATGATGGTATTAATTCTTGCAGCATGCGGAGGAGGCGACGATGAGGCTTCTGAAGGTTCTGGGAACGAAGGCGAAACGAAAACAATTCGCGCCGGTATCGGCCTTAACGATTCACACCCACAGTATTTGGCATTATTGGAATGGAAAAAAATCGTTGAAGAGAAAACTGACGGCGCGATCAAAGTTGAAACGTACCACAGCAGCCAATTGGGCGATGACCGTTCAATGACTGAAGCACTTCAAATCGGTTCACAGGAAGTAACAATTCCTTCGACAGCACCAATCGCTAACTTTGTACCAGAATACAGCGTATTCGATTTCCCGTTCCTATTCCCTAACGAACAAGTTGCGGATAAAGTATTGGATGGCGAAGTTGGCCAAAAATTCCTTGATATGCTTGAAGACCAAAATCTGGTAGGACTAGCCTACTGGGAAAATGGATTCCGTGATATCACGAATAGTGAACGCCCGATTGAATCAGCAGAAGATTTACAAGGATTGAAACTTCGTACAATGGAAAACGAATTGCACCTAGATGCGTTTAAAGCACTTGGAGCAAACCCGACGCCAATGGCATTAGGGGAATTGTTTACAGCTATGCAACAAGGTACTGTTGATGGTCAGGAAAACCCGATCCCGACAATTTACCTGCAAGGTTTCTATGAAGTACAGGATTACGTTTCTGCAACAAACCATATTTACAGCCCATTTGTATTCTTGATGAGTAAATCATTCTTTGACGGATTGACTGAGGAACAACAAACAATCGTAACAGAAGCAGCGGTTGAAGCTGGTGCTCTTAACCGTGAGCTTAACCGTGAAGCTACTGCTGAAAATCTTCAGGACTTGAAAGACGAAGGTATGAACTACAACGAAGTATCTCCAGAAGCACGTCAGGAAATGATTGATCTCATACAGCCCGTTCTTGACGAGTACGCAGAAAAAATTGGTGCGGAAACAGTTCAGGAAGTCTACGATGCAATCGCAGCTGCTGAAGCAGAGTTAGAGTAA
- a CDS encoding type IV toxin-antitoxin system AbiEi family antitoxin domain-containing protein — MSYTTKLLELIDRQNGLVLTRDAETAGIPRYYLTLLVREGILERVGHGVYLTPDTFEDDLYMLQARSPQLIFSHETALYLHDLTDRDPISYSVTVPTGYHNRLLMNNDLQVYTVKKEWHELGVTESSTVYGRQIRLYNAERTLCDLFRQRNKVDADLLNDSMKRYLNRKEKNIPQLLRYADLFRVSSPIRKYVEILL; from the coding sequence GTGTCCTACACAACAAAGCTCCTTGAATTGATTGATAGGCAAAATGGGCTCGTCTTGACACGAGATGCTGAAACAGCTGGAATTCCGCGGTATTATTTAACGTTATTGGTCCGTGAAGGGATCCTTGAGCGCGTGGGTCATGGGGTCTACTTGACCCCTGATACATTCGAAGATGACCTGTATATGCTACAGGCGCGAAGTCCACAACTCATTTTTTCTCACGAAACGGCTCTGTATTTGCACGATTTGACGGATCGGGACCCTATCTCGTATTCCGTTACTGTGCCAACAGGCTATCATAACCGACTCCTTATGAATAATGACTTACAAGTTTATACGGTAAAAAAAGAATGGCATGAGCTTGGGGTAACAGAATCTTCTACAGTTTATGGCCGGCAGATTCGTCTATACAATGCCGAACGTACCTTATGTGACCTGTTCAGGCAACGAAACAAAGTAGATGCTGACCTATTGAACGACAGCATGAAGCGTTACTTAAATCGGAAAGAAAAAAATATTCCGCAGTTGCTACGCTATGCTGACCTATTCCGGGTTTCTTCCCCGATTCGAAAGTATGTGGAGATTCTCTTATGA
- the kduD gene encoding 2-dehydro-3-deoxy-D-gluconate 5-dehydrogenase KduD, translating into MSSLFDLTGKTAVVTGGNRGLGKEIALGLAEAGANIVVIARKIDEQVISDIEKHGVKAMKLEFDLLNFDQYSSILDQILLETEKVDILVNNAGVQKRYDSVEFPKEDWDFVIDINANATFFLCQLFGKHMLESGYGKIINMASLLSFQGGLRVPAYAASKGAVIQFTKALANEWAHRGVNVNAIAPGYIDTEMNTALLADETRNRQILERIPAGRWGKPEDMHGAAVFLASAASDYLHGTTIPVDGGWLGR; encoded by the coding sequence ATGAGTTCCTTATTTGACTTAACCGGTAAAACGGCGGTCGTAACAGGAGGAAATAGAGGTCTGGGCAAAGAAATTGCGCTAGGTCTTGCGGAAGCAGGAGCTAATATCGTGGTCATCGCACGCAAAATAGATGAACAAGTCATTTCTGATATTGAGAAACATGGAGTAAAAGCTATGAAACTAGAATTCGACTTATTAAATTTTGATCAATACAGCAGTATACTCGATCAAATCCTATTAGAGACGGAAAAAGTTGACATCTTGGTTAATAATGCCGGCGTTCAAAAGCGATATGATTCAGTGGAATTTCCAAAAGAAGATTGGGATTTTGTGATAGATATTAATGCAAATGCAACTTTTTTCCTTTGTCAACTATTTGGAAAACATATGCTTGAAAGCGGTTACGGTAAAATAATTAATATGGCTTCCTTATTATCATTTCAAGGGGGGCTAAGGGTTCCAGCATATGCGGCGAGCAAAGGAGCCGTGATTCAATTTACAAAAGCGCTGGCCAACGAATGGGCACATCGCGGCGTTAACGTCAACGCGATTGCTCCGGGGTATATAGATACAGAGATGAACACGGCATTGCTGGCGGATGAAACGCGCAACCGCCAGATTCTGGAGCGCATTCCCGCAGGTCGCTGGGGCAAACCGGAAGATATGCATGGAGCAGCCGTATTCCTCGCTTCCGCTGCATCAGATTATCTTCACGGCACCACGATTCCGGTTGACGGAGGCTGGCTAGGAAGATGA
- the gnd gene encoding phosphogluconate dehydrogenase (NAD(+)-dependent, decarboxylating), with protein MKLAMIGCGKMGYNLALNLMDNGHQVVAHDANREQVDKIAADGAIGAYSLEEVVQQLEKPRVLMMLVPHGEITENVIATLKPLLDEGDIIIDGGNSNFKESVRLGESLKEKGIHFMDCGTSGGVSGAREGICTMIGGDPEAFKIIEPVIKSVSVENGYFYTGELGSGHFLKMIHNGIEYGMMQAMAEGFDILEKSDYDYDLEGVAKVWNHGSVIRSWLMELVESAFSKDPKLEEIRGVMNSSGEGKWTVETALDLQVPAPVITMSLLMRYRSQEDDTFTGKVVAALRNEFGGHDVVKK; from the coding sequence ATGAAATTAGCTATGATTGGTTGCGGCAAGATGGGCTACAACCTGGCACTCAACCTTATGGACAATGGCCATCAGGTCGTTGCACACGATGCAAACCGCGAGCAGGTGGACAAAATTGCTGCGGATGGCGCGATTGGCGCATATTCACTCGAAGAAGTCGTGCAACAATTGGAGAAACCCCGCGTTCTGATGATGCTAGTGCCACACGGCGAGATTACGGAAAATGTCATTGCGACATTAAAGCCGCTTCTCGATGAAGGCGACATCATCATCGATGGAGGAAATTCCAATTTCAAAGAATCGGTCAGATTGGGCGAAAGCCTGAAAGAAAAAGGCATCCACTTCATGGATTGCGGAACAAGCGGCGGGGTTTCCGGTGCGCGTGAAGGGATCTGCACGATGATCGGCGGCGATCCGGAAGCATTCAAAATAATTGAACCGGTCATCAAAAGTGTTTCTGTCGAAAATGGCTATTTCTATACCGGTGAACTCGGCAGCGGGCATTTCCTGAAAATGATTCACAACGGTATCGAGTACGGCATGATGCAGGCAATGGCTGAAGGTTTCGACATTCTTGAGAAGAGCGACTACGACTACGACCTCGAAGGCGTGGCGAAAGTTTGGAACCATGGTTCCGTCATCCGCTCATGGCTGATGGAATTAGTCGAAAGTGCATTTTCGAAAGATCCGAAACTGGAAGAGATCCGCGGCGTCATGAACTCTTCAGGCGAAGGGAAATGGACGGTGGAAACCGCGCTTGACCTTCAGGTGCCAGCTCCAGTCATCACGATGTCACTGTTGATGCGTTATCGCTCTCAGGAAGACGATACCTTTACCGGAAAAGTCGTAGCGGCGCTTCGCAATGAATTCGGCGGCCACGATGTTGTCAAAAAATAA
- a CDS encoding bifunctional 4-hydroxy-2-oxoglutarate aldolase/2-dehydro-3-deoxy-phosphogluconate aldolase codes for MKKWENLIRLKESGLIAVIRKPKQSQINHIAEALVEGGTGALEITLDTPGALDMIREMKEKFGDRVLVGAGTVLDAPSAKMAIDAGSDFIFCPSFDIETIQMANRYGRISIPGVMTPTEIVNAYAAGADLLKIFPGGTLGAAFIKDLQGPLGHIPIMPTGGVNLDNVETFIKNGATAVGAGGSLVDSKAIFEERYEVLTDLSKQFVQKIKNARS; via the coding sequence ATGAAAAAATGGGAAAACCTGATCCGTTTGAAAGAATCAGGACTTATCGCAGTCATCCGCAAACCAAAACAATCGCAGATCAATCATATTGCGGAAGCGCTTGTCGAAGGCGGTACGGGTGCCCTTGAAATTACCCTGGACACTCCCGGCGCACTCGATATGATTCGTGAAATGAAAGAAAAATTCGGCGACCGTGTCCTTGTCGGAGCAGGTACCGTTCTTGACGCGCCATCCGCAAAAATGGCTATCGATGCCGGATCGGATTTCATCTTCTGTCCGAGCTTCGATATCGAAACCATCCAGATGGCCAATCGTTACGGAAGAATTTCCATTCCAGGTGTCATGACCCCTACTGAAATCGTGAACGCATATGCAGCAGGTGCGGATTTGTTGAAAATTTTTCCGGGTGGAACACTTGGCGCAGCTTTTATAAAAGATTTGCAAGGGCCACTGGGTCATATTCCAATAATGCCAACTGGCGGTGTTAACCTCGATAATGTTGAGACATTTATTAAAAATGGCGCCACGGCTGTTGGAGCCGGTGGTTCATTGGTGGACAGTAAAGCTATTTTTGAAGAGCGCTATGAAGTGCTGACTGATCTTTCAAAACAATTTGTACAAAAAATAAAAAATGCAAGAAGCTAA